TATAGTAGTCTTACGAAGAAACAGTTACAATCAATGTTACACTTGTGCTTGTATCATGTCTCACAGAGCAGTCCTCTCATGTATAGTTTGAGTAAATTACAGAAAGGCACCTACATCAATTTCCTTGTTGCGGTAGAGTCTAAAAGTCCGCAAGATATTCCAGTTCACTTGTAAGGTGAACAAAGCTTTGTTGAAACAATGCTATGGGCCTAATTCTTTACTAGTTTGCACTTTGAGTCATTCATGCAAAGTGATAACAAGATCAGTTAAGATAGGTAGCATTTgatacacctgtgcaaagtgactaCATGAGATGCAATGCAATGGAGCTCTAGACCCCATGTTACCTAGAGTTTAAGTTTCATAATGTTTAGTTTACTTATGTACACAGCAGGCACCTCACCCCTACTATTCTCTCCTTTCCGTAGTCCATttacctcccctgcccccaaaagacaTGCTCAGTCTTCCATTAAGAGCAGCTCAAGGGGCAGCATTCATGAGAACAGTTCACATCAGAGAGCCACTTCCCCTTGTCAGCTTACAGTTCTCAAAATAAACCCCTCATGTCCCTTCTGAAGAAATGAGCACTGGGAAGCTGCAGAGTGAAGAAATGTAGGAGCAGAGTTCAACCAGAGCATATCCTTTCTAGATCCCACACATTACAACATTTCTCACCCAGCTCTTTCATGTCATCATCACATTTTTCACTGGAGCTGAGTTTCCAAGTTCCTAGGAACAGGTCACACATTGTGAGGATTTGCTCAGTAGACACACTCAAGAAAACAACAGCAACTCTCAAAGAGAGCCAAGAAAAGAGCCTAAGCTATACACACCCtgaaagtctgtttttaaagctgATCTGAACATGTGACATTATGAGACAACCAGTCAGGAAAGTTATCATGGACTCCAGTGAATAGAattttagtttgattttttttagcaCAAACCCACAGTCAGTAAATACAgcaaaggataaaaaaaaatcacaattttagCCCCAATTTAAAACATAGCTTCtccagaaataaaaaacaaaaaaagaaaatcaccatTCCAAGACAAGAGCAGCACAGTCTTAAAGGGATGTATGAAGGCTCAAGAAGCTAATTGTTTCAAAAAACTCCTTATCATATTCCATTAATAAtgttatttataaagcacttgggCCCATAGATGCTCGAactaggggtcctgggggtgtggcaggaccccatggcttgaagtggtttccattacatacagggtttacagtttggttcaatggctctcagcacccctactatacaaattgttccagcccccctgcttggGCCCAGATGCCCAACTTTAACTTCCACAATGGCTCTACACCAGCAGAATGTTCCCACTGGCAGGAGCTGACACCACTGCTTGAAGGGCTGCTTTCTGGCACTGGAACTTCACAGGGCAGTTAGGAAGAGGGTCCAGCAAATGGTGCATTGGCCACTATGGCAAAAGCTCAGTTGCCTTCTAATACTaatattagttattatttgtgTTTAGacatagtgcctagaggcccaatcgagatcagggccctattgtgctaggtgctgtacaaacatatcagTCTGTGCCCCAAATAGCTGACAATCTAAATACACAAGGCAAAGGgttggaggggaaacaaaggcacagtgCCACGAGCTAAGAGTAAAATCCAAGTCTTCTCtgggtcccagtctagtgctccaATCACTAGGCCACACTTTCCCTGATATAAATCACAATAGTGGAACTTCTAAAAGTGGGTGGTGCCAGAACACAGATACATGCCAAGATGCTGCTCACTGGGAGAGTGCGTGTGTGGAGGGGAGCTAGGTCTCAAATACCACCAAACCCTTTCCATGACTTCAAAAACTGACAAGATCACCTTAAAATCAATCTGTTACTGTCTAGATAGCCCATTTAAGATTGCTGGTGATTGTGATTATCACAACAATGCTCAGTCTGTACAAGGTATAAGTAATGAAGACTTGCTGGAAGCCCAGTTAAGAGAGATGTGAAGTAATTGGAAGTAAGTGTTGGAAGGCACATGTGGAGAAGAGTGCAGCCCGTGCATGTAATGCAGCTGGAAGGAACATCTAGTCAAACGCATGGGTTTCCACGGAGCCCCCTTACAGAATCAGGGCTTAAACCAACAAAGAGCAGGCGCTTCATTGGAGAATCCTCTTGGATACCCAACTAGAGCCGCAGAAATTTACCAGTTTAACTGACCTGAAATCTCTGCCCTGCCCAAGCATACCACACTTTCTGCTACCAAAACCTTGACAGAAAAAAGACCTGCTGCCCGGTTTGATCAGAGGTCCAGCTTTAATAGGAAGCTCCTCAGTGAGGTCCCTCTCCTCAAAACTCACTTCTAACATGAAGCCTAGGAGTGCTAGGTGTGCTCGAGTGTGTTCTGTGTGAAATCTGTTGCttgtgttctgcaggaggtcagatgatcataatgctcccttctAGTCTTAAAATCTATTACTCTAACTATATTTGTTTAATAAAGAGGGGAGAAATGCAACAAGAGGTAGGGAGGATAAATTTCTATGATCAAACCTTAGCATGGCTCTACCAGTGTGTTTTTTGCTGTccatctgtttagactgtaaagcccagatcctcaaaggtatttaggcacctgtctcccattgatttcaatgaatttcaggtgcttaaatacctttgaggatctgggcataagcttctaAGAGCAGGAACATTGTCTCCTTTGCTGTCCCATTCTGCAGTAAGCACACCATTGGCACTtaacaaataacaataattagCAATAGAATTCCGTGGATAGGaacaatacaatttattttaatagatGTGCAACCCTAATGGGGTTAGGATAAACTATCACCCAGATCCTGCAACTAACAACAGGGTTCCAAGTGGGCAGAGAGATCCACTCATGCACATTCAGTTTCAGGAAAAGGGCAAAAATCTGTTCCTGGGATCATAGCAAGGTCTAAGCAGGTGCAAGAAATGTCAGCTGAACAGAAACTGATTCagactccaatcctgcaaaaatttacacatgtgcttaacttcattaAGCActgtgagttgtcccactgatCAGGGCCTAATGCTGCAGACTTTTCTTCCTGAACAAAatgcttcttaaatatttttctttaatgcacAGTATTTTTGAATGCTAAAGACCATTAAGTGCTGAGGACACAGTGATCCATGTGCCAATGAGAATAAAGGAATAACAACACTATGACCtactaagaaggaaaaaaaaaaaggagcaatgCTCGAATTGGAGTTCCTGATATTCTCTCTCACCATTGGTCATCCCAGAGGGTCACATGGTCAAGGATCCTTTTTAAATAGGTGATGTGGTCTTATGGAAGTCATGCCACCTTCCTCTCTGATAGTGAGAGTTGTTGCCTGATTCCTGCAGAAGCCTGTTTAACAAGCCTCACACAATGTGTGATCTATTTGTAGGCACCTGGAAACTCAATTCCAGTAAAAACCTTTGAGGATTATATGAGAGAACTGGGTGAGAAATGCTATGTGGGGTTACCTCTGGTTGTATCTCTGTCTTCTTAGGGAAAGATCACTGAATTTGCATTTTAATCCAGATTTCTTCTTCCTGGGTTTAGGGACTTTCCTGTACTATTCACTGAGggcttccttccctgcccctgcccctgcccctggctgATTAACTGTCTTAGCCAGACAGTCTTAAACTGCAGAGTTCTTGGGGAAGCCTGTTGCTTGGTTTAGTGTGGTCAGGCTTCTTAATGTAGAAAGAATTGGACTGGAGGGAGTGGTATCCTGTTAATTGAATGCATAATTAACTTCTAGTAGAAATAATTCAGTAGTGCTATTGTCTAGGGTAGAAAAATCCATTGGAGTACTCAGTACCTTTGCCCCTTGGAAACACAAAGCAGTAGAATGCTGAGACTATAATAAGATCTGTAATTAAACACTTGTCTAATCTGGATTTCTGTCTAAGTGGTTGTTTCATTGAAGTACAATCTTATGTTGATATTGGAGTACTAGAATTTATAGTTCATTAGAACTGGAATTTAAGTACCCCAGGGACTGGAAGTAATTGCTGCTAGCTGGCTAGTGTGTGCTTAAATTAAGGAATTGCATGGACTCCTGACTAGATACCTGGAGAAGTCTTGACTGGGTAATATGCTTCTCTAAAGACTCCTAGTTTTAAATTGAAGTTGACTTTAAAGGGTCTTATCTCTCCCATAGACTGACTGGAGACTCTGACTAGCTTCTTCTGAGTTAGTACTGTAATCTAACAAGTCTTTCATTTAGAGACTAGAAGCAAAATTCTCAGACTTCTAAATCCTGTTTTTCTTAATGAGACTTGAGCACCCTGGAAAACTCTCCTAAATCTTATGGAGAGCACAAGTGTTGCCTTTTAGTCACTTTTACTTCACTTTCCTTTTAGTCACTTTTCAACTGCTACTAGTTCTGTAGCAAACTGTTTGTTTGGGACTAGTTTGGGGACGAGGAGGGGTCTAAATCCCTCTAAAAGCGTTTATGCTCTTTGGAAGCAAAAGGTTGCATAACTTGGTGAAATTGACTCACCAGGATTCTCTTGGCCCTTAAACTCCAAGGGCATATGCAGCTGAATGTTTAATTCAGTAAAAGGATTGAATTTGCATTGTATTGCACTTCAGAATAGTGGCTGTACCAAAAAATATCCTCACTTCCTACTCCCTGGACTGGGCTTGGAATGCCTTTATCAGAAGTTTCAGGCAGCCTCTGAAATGTAGGATTACTAAAATAgagcaagggccagattctcacggAAACAAGTCATGAATGTTTTAAATCCCTGGTCCCTTGCCTTCCTTTAGTTGAAAGCAATAACACTAGGTAAGAGGGTGTTCTGGAAGTGAATAGATTATCTAATATAGTCTCCTGCATGATCTACAGGTGTGGGCTTTGCTACCAGGAAAATAGTTGGTGTGGCCAAGCCCAATGTAATCATAAGCACCAATGGAGATGTGATAACCATCAGAACATTAAGTACCCTCAAAAATACAGAGATCTCTTTCAAGCTGGGTGAGGAGTTTGAGGAGACCACAGCAGATGACAGGAAAGTTAAGGTGAGTCTTCCTTAAAACCAGCTGGGGTTGTGGGAAGGGAGGGATTTCAAAATTGCTCTTGAAGTTAGCACTTTCTTCATGTTAGACATGCTACAAGTGTTCTGCAGAACTATAGGTATACCCAGTCAACTGGGGTCTGTTAATGTTGGACTTATGGTCAAATCTCCTTTAGTCTGCAGGACACAGACTAGATAGCAACACTTTGTTTCCTTGTCTCTGCAGAGCATCATAACACTAGACAATGGCTCACTGGTTCAGGTGCAGAAATGGGATGGAAAAGAGACCACATTAATAAGAAAATTGGTGGATGGGAAGCTGGTAGTGGTGAGTTAATGCCTGGTATTTAatcactgaatgcagcatgtgttCCATATTGGCTTCTAATGAGGCGGTGGGATGGAAACATGTAGGATGTGAATTATgatagaatgggggtggggctgtaACTTCCAAACTAGTGAGAGACTTGCATACTAAAATTCAGGAGTGTTAAAGTTTGAAGAGCTGGAGAAGTCTTCAAGGCATGGCATTCTTCTAGCCTTCCCTCTGCCTATCCCAAACTGTGAAGTGGAGAAAAATGTGCACATAAAGCTGTGTAGCAATGAGTGGGTAAAAGTCCAAAACTCAAATTCTCATGAAAGTTGTGTCCCTTTTCATGAAAACCTAAGTCTTGACCAGTTGTAGTAAACGTTGTTGTAAAAGACACTCCCCACCATCCCCTGCAGAGCCACTATCCCAGCTTGATAGTCTAACATACTGACTGGCGAGCTTGCATCATTGCTTGTCATTGTGGTATGTTGACTGACATGTGATCTGTCACTACTGAATTGACAATGTGGCTCTTTGCCATATTTCTTCCTGCTCTtgtttcctgggtgctggaagaggGAATTTTTGTAGCAACTCTAAATCCAGGATGTTGCAGAGAAAACATATGGGCAGCTCCCATGCTAAGTAAATGGTGCCTGTGCTCCCTCCCCATGCTGCCTTGGATATTAAAAATACTCCTGTCAGGTTGGCCTCCTGCTGAGACCAAACCATGACTGAGAGGCCTATACACTCCTTAGGTACAGAGAGTTTGAGTTGTTCCCTATTAACTTGCTTGAAGGGAGGAATGGAGGTGTTATCTAAAGCTTGCtattggtttaaaataaaaagtgagtaCTTGATATGCTGCCTAACATACATTTGTTCAACAATCTGTCCTCCTAGGAATGTACCATGAACAATGTTATCTGCACTAGAGTCTATGAAACTGCATGAAGAAACCCTGTCTCCACAATGGACTGGGGATCTAAGTTGTGGAGAACCAGCTCAGTTCCAGGAGTGAAGCTCCACAAGTCTGCTTTGTGACCGAACCAGACTGTTTACAGACTTTATGCCAAAGCAGTGTTGTAGCTAATCTGAACTCTTGTGGTTATGCACTAAAATGTTCAACTGTCTAGAAATGGTGGTTTTGGAATTTGTACAATATAGCACTAGCTaattcggggggaggggggtcttaaCAAACTGGGGAAGGACCAGGGTGTGCACTAACTTCTGACTACCTTCCTTACTATGGCAAGAGTAGGTAGATTTAATCTTAATAAATACCAGGTAAAAAAGCTGATTCATAGGGTTGCAGCAATGGTGACAACATCTTTGTGCATCTGGCTATAACACTCAAAGCTCTACTGACAGAACTCAGTCTCAATATGCCTGAGACGGGTAAATAGTCACAATTTTCTAAAGGGGAAAGTTTCCACAGGAATGGAATTCCTCCCCCAGAGATGGGAGGATCATCTGATACATGAAAACTTTCTTCCTCCATTTTAATATTGGATCTTAGTATGGGAAGACAATGTGAAATGGAAGTCCTTTAGACTGAGAATCACATCTGTCATTGGGTGACAAGCAAGAAAATAAATTCTACTAAGAAAACCATAAAGCAGGAAGAATACCTTTTGGAAGTATAAAACATTCCAGGGCAAGAGCACTAATGGAGGCAAGTGGTGTACAAGTATAAAAAGGTATGGTGAAGTCAATATAATAGTGCCCTCAGAATGGCAGGCAGATGGGTCTCAGTGGGTAAGGTGACCTAAAAAGCTAAGGGCCCACAGgtggggccagattgtcaaaagaACTCAACTTCCCTTTAGGCCCCTACATAAGGACcccattttccaaacagctcagcATCCAATGTATTAagctccttttgaaaatcaggctgcttATTTTGATGCCAAACTGGGTGCTAAGCTCTTTTGCATGCACTTAGGGCTGGATTATCAACACAAACCAGGCACTTAAAACTTCATTTATTATAAACTCCAATACACTGGCACTCtagtgtgtttttaatttaacattgTCAACAATTCACATTAGTGATGCTGCTTTAAAATATGCCTGTGTACAACAGTCCTTTTCTTGGGGAAAGAGCAGCATGGAACTTTCTTAACTTAGCTGGAGTTTATCTGGTGTACAGAAAGAGGGCATTGTCTCATGCTCAAACCCTGCTGGAGGGGGCATTGCATATCCCAAGGAGATGAAAGAGGAATGAGTATAATATACTAAATGTCACAGTAGAATTTGTGATTGTTTTTAAATAGCCTTTAAAATTAACAAGCAAAGCCTCTTTTCTTGTATCTTCTCTGTTCTGGTCAGTCTCTAATTGATTTCTATATGAGGGCACACCAATGGCAGAAAGTTAGTAATGCAGTCAATTGGAGAATGACCAAAAAAGAGATCCTGAACACAATCACCATTGTGTTTTTGGGGATGCTGAGATGTGAGCTGGGTACTTAGAGACCATCTCTAAACTGAGTGGTCTTCATCCTTCTCAAATTGCTTTTCAACTTAGGGCAAATTAATAATATAGCAGCATATTGGCTTCTAGTGCTGTCAATTCATTATGGCTTCTCCATTTCTTTGTCAACCCTCCAACATCtacctttttccttcttttctagggttccttccccactctatcCCCTTTTTTGTCACAAACTACATCTGAAAGCCTAACTATATACAGCATGAAAGAGCACCAATATTCTCTGTATCTGTGTAgcatccagatcctcaaaggtatttaggtgcctaactcccattgatttccatgagaGCTTAATACCTTTGAGTATCTGCCCCAATAAATTAGTAGTGGGAAATCacccccattttttccccatctgcCAGCTTCCTGTAGTCTCTTCTCCATTCCACTTCTGTACTTGAACTAGTGAGCCATTCTCTAAGGTTACAACATTCTGAAGAGACACCAGGTTGG
The window above is part of the Chelonia mydas isolate rCheMyd1 chromosome 2, rCheMyd1.pri.v2, whole genome shotgun sequence genome. Proteins encoded here:
- the LOC102944577 gene encoding LOW QUALITY PROTEIN: fatty acid-binding protein, adipocyte (The sequence of the model RefSeq protein was modified relative to this genomic sequence to represent the inferred CDS: deleted 1 base in 1 codon), with the protein product MCDLFVGTWKLNSSKNFEDYMRELGVGFATRKIVGVAKPNVIISTNGDVITIRTLSTLKNTEISFKLGEEFEETTADDRKVKSIITLDNGSLVQVQKWDGKETTLIRKLVDGKLVVECTMNNVICTRVYETA